The following proteins are co-located in the Deinococcus apachensis DSM 19763 genome:
- a CDS encoding glycosyltransferase, with amino-acid sequence MNDSPSLSARRAEAQATPGLLPGQGTEPTSGVAAVVVTYNRKELLVKCLDSLLRQTEPLARIYVIDNASTDGTSEVIPDHEHVTYLRLEQNLGGAYGFAYGVRQALEGNYRYVWVMDDDCFAEDDALEQLLRWDGAAEALCGAVLARDGSYDLNQRRNFDPVTLVETKVNPTFYAEPCAPIDLFTFVGALIRMDAVRRVGLPVDNFFYMADDSEYALRLKAHGLRTYLVPTSRMWHHGSVTNKAPHEKYHPKKHYYSIRNGLLIRRRYGKSRPWFAIRFCSFAVRSFLILAKNGNLDRSSATLTFEALRDALLGRAYIKDFGT; translated from the coding sequence ATGAATGATTCCCCCAGTTTGTCCGCACGCCGAGCCGAGGCTCAGGCGACCCCCGGCCTCCTGCCCGGACAGGGGACGGAGCCGACCAGCGGGGTGGCCGCTGTCGTCGTGACGTACAACCGTAAGGAGTTGCTGGTCAAGTGCCTGGACAGCCTGCTGCGGCAGACGGAGCCGCTCGCGCGCATATACGTGATCGACAACGCCTCCACCGATGGAACGTCCGAAGTGATTCCAGACCATGAGCACGTGACCTACCTGCGGCTGGAGCAGAACTTGGGCGGCGCGTATGGCTTCGCGTACGGGGTGCGTCAGGCGTTGGAGGGCAACTACCGCTACGTGTGGGTGATGGACGACGACTGCTTTGCGGAGGATGACGCCCTGGAGCAACTGTTGAGGTGGGACGGTGCCGCCGAGGCGCTGTGCGGCGCCGTCTTGGCACGGGACGGAAGCTACGATCTTAACCAGCGGCGCAATTTCGATCCCGTCACCTTGGTCGAGACCAAGGTCAACCCCACCTTCTATGCCGAGCCGTGTGCGCCCATCGACCTGTTCACCTTTGTGGGCGCGCTGATTCGAATGGACGCGGTGCGCCGGGTGGGCCTGCCCGTGGACAACTTCTTCTACATGGCTGACGATTCGGAATACGCCCTGCGGCTCAAGGCACATGGCCTGCGAACCTACCTCGTTCCGACCAGCCGCATGTGGCATCACGGGAGCGTCACTAACAAGGCGCCGCATGAAAAGTACCACCCGAAAAAACACTACTACAGCATTCGCAATGGTCTCCTGATTCGTCGCCGGTATGGCAAGTCCCGGCCCTGGTTCGCAATCCGCTTCTGCTCCTTCGCCGTCCGAAGTTTCTTGATTCTCGCCAAGAACGGAAACCTCGACCGAAGCTCGGCCACTCTGACGTTCGAGGCGCTGCGGGACGCCCTGCTTGGCCGCGCCTACATCAAGGATTTTGGGACGTGA